The proteins below come from a single Afipia felis ATCC 53690 genomic window:
- a CDS encoding YicC/YloC family endoribonuclease — MALSSMTGFSRSHGTSGLYTFEWELKSVNAKGLDLRVRLPQGWDDLESIVRKRAGEALSRGTVYANLSVKRAGSASVARINEDILASVLEVARELALKAGAMPPTVDGLLAVKGVIDIVEPESDESEIAAAKAAAGAAFETALQGLVEMRVREGASLGEILSQRVNDIEILAAKAEAAPGRKPEAIKARLAEQIATLLDASDRFDSDRLSQEALLIATKADIREELDRIGSHVAQARELLSKGGPVGRRLDFLSQEFNREVNTTCSKSNDIELTNIGLEMKNIVEQFREQVQNLE; from the coding sequence ATGGCGTTGTCGAGCATGACCGGCTTTTCGCGAAGCCACGGCACCAGCGGACTTTATACGTTCGAATGGGAATTGAAGTCGGTCAACGCCAAGGGTCTGGATCTGCGGGTGCGCTTGCCGCAGGGGTGGGACGATCTGGAAAGCATCGTGCGCAAGCGGGCCGGAGAGGCTTTGTCGCGCGGCACAGTCTACGCCAATCTCTCCGTCAAGCGTGCAGGATCTGCATCGGTCGCGCGGATCAACGAGGACATTCTCGCTTCGGTGCTCGAGGTCGCCCGCGAACTCGCGCTGAAAGCGGGCGCGATGCCGCCGACTGTTGATGGCCTGCTCGCGGTGAAGGGTGTGATCGATATCGTCGAGCCGGAAAGCGACGAGAGCGAAATTGCCGCCGCGAAGGCTGCCGCGGGAGCTGCGTTCGAAACGGCGTTGCAGGGTCTTGTCGAAATGCGCGTGCGCGAAGGCGCCTCGCTCGGCGAAATTCTCTCCCAGCGCGTCAATGACATTGAGATTCTTGCGGCAAAAGCCGAAGCCGCGCCGGGTCGCAAGCCCGAAGCGATCAAGGCGCGCCTCGCCGAGCAAATCGCAACGCTGCTCGATGCATCGGATCGTTTCGATTCCGACCGGCTTTCTCAGGAGGCGCTGCTGATCGCGACCAAGGCCGACATCCGCGAAGAACTCGACAGGATCGGATCTCATGTCGCGCAGGCGCGCGAACTGTTGTCGAAGGGCGGCCCGGTCGGTCGGCGACTCGATTTCCTGTCGCAGGAGTTCAACCGGGAAGTGAACACCACCTGTTCGAAGTCGAACGATATTGAATTGACCAATATCGGCCTCGAGATGAAGAACATCGTCGAGCAGTTCCGCGAACAGGTTCAGAATCTGGAGTGA
- the mltG gene encoding endolytic transglycosylase MltG, producing the protein MSQRPPIEPRSPRAALEPQQVPPPKRSDSARNPLVVAGNAIITILLVLILGAGGLYVYGKQMLSAKGPLTEDKVVNIPPRAGMTDIGDLLLREGVTKADRWSFIGGVLALNARTSLKSGEFLFRKNASLSDVIDTIVEGKVVQHAFTIPEGLTSEQIVQRLQDNDIFTGSLREVPREGTLLPDTYKFPRGTQREQVIQRMQQAQKRLLGEVWEHRNPDLPLRSPEQLVTLASIVEKETGRADERSRVASVFVNRLRQKIKLQSDPTIIYGLVGGKGTLGRPIKRSEIQQPTPYNTYVIEGLPPGPIANPGRASLEATANPARTRDLYFVADGTGGHTFTESYNEHQKAVAKLRSIERQQNDAAEPDDVPPPVAVPSGATAEPPAAQPAAPAKRATPKASPKASHGKQSAAPKANDAWAGVISAMPQGRKPASHTKPAPPSAHAAADAPSATR; encoded by the coding sequence ATGAGTCAAAGGCCACCCATCGAACCGCGCAGTCCGCGTGCGGCACTTGAGCCGCAGCAGGTTCCGCCTCCGAAGCGCTCCGACAGTGCGCGCAATCCGCTCGTGGTCGCAGGCAACGCCATCATCACAATCCTACTGGTGCTGATTCTCGGCGCAGGCGGGCTCTACGTCTACGGCAAGCAGATGCTGTCGGCGAAAGGGCCGTTGACCGAGGACAAGGTCGTCAATATTCCGCCGCGCGCGGGTATGACCGATATCGGCGATCTTCTGCTGCGCGAGGGCGTCACCAAGGCGGACCGGTGGAGCTTCATCGGCGGTGTGCTGGCACTCAACGCGCGCACCTCGCTGAAGTCGGGTGAATTCCTGTTTCGGAAAAACGCGAGTCTGTCCGACGTCATCGACACCATTGTCGAGGGCAAGGTGGTGCAGCATGCCTTCACCATTCCGGAAGGGCTGACGTCGGAGCAGATCGTTCAGCGGCTGCAGGACAACGACATCTTCACGGGCTCGCTGCGCGAGGTGCCGCGCGAAGGTACGTTGCTGCCGGACACCTACAAGTTTCCGCGCGGCACGCAGCGCGAGCAGGTGATCCAGCGCATGCAGCAGGCGCAGAAGCGGCTGCTCGGGGAGGTATGGGAGCATCGCAATCCCGATCTGCCGCTGCGCTCGCCGGAACAACTCGTGACGCTGGCTTCTATCGTTGAGAAGGAAACCGGCCGCGCCGACGAGCGCAGTCGCGTCGCCTCAGTATTCGTCAACCGGCTGCGCCAGAAGATCAAGCTGCAGTCCGACCCGACGATCATCTACGGCCTTGTCGGTGGCAAGGGCACGCTCGGACGACCGATCAAGCGCAGCGAAATCCAGCAGCCGACGCCGTACAACACCTACGTCATCGAAGGACTGCCGCCGGGACCGATCGCCAATCCGGGCCGCGCCTCGCTGGAGGCGACCGCGAACCCCGCACGCACGCGTGATCTCTATTTCGTCGCTGACGGTACCGGCGGGCATACGTTCACCGAGAGCTACAACGAGCATCAGAAGGCGGTTGCGAAACTGCGCTCGATCGAGCGGCAGCAGAACGACGCGGCTGAACCGGACGACGTACCGCCTCCGGTCGCGGTCCCGTCAGGCGCAACCGCTGAGCCTCCTGCCGCGCAGCCGGCGGCGCCCGCCAAGCGTGCTACGCCGAAGGCCTCACCGAAAGCGTCTCACGGCAAGCAGTCGGCTGCGCCCAAGGCGAACGATGCATGGGCGGGTGTGATCTCGGCGATGCCGCAGGGCCGCAAGCCTGCATCTCATACCAAGCCGGCTCCGCCGTCAGCCCACGCCGCGGCGGACGCGCCTTCCGCCACGCGCTAA
- the fabF gene encoding beta-ketoacyl-ACP synthase II, with translation MRRVVVTGLGMVSPLGGGVEPTWKRILNGESGARKIEHFDVSDLTSQIACIVPRGDGTNGTFNPDLWMEPKEQRKVDDFIVFAMAAASEALNDAGWHPSTEEERCATGTLIGSGIGGIEGIGETAVLLHERGPRKVSPFFIPGRLINLASGYVSIQHGLKGPNHSVVTACSTGAHAIGDASRLIALGDADVMVAGGAESPVNRLAMAGFCALRAMSTKFNDKPTAASRPYDVDRDGFVMGEGAGIVVLEEYEHAKKRGAKIYAEIVGYGLSGDAYHITAPASDGDGAYRCMSAAMKRAGLLASDIDYINSHGTSTPLGDEIELGAVQKLLGNTASKVSMSSTKSSIGHLLGAAGAVEAIFCVLALRDSIAPPTLNLDNPSIETAIDLVPHKAKSREINVVLSNSFGFGGTNASLIMKRVVN, from the coding sequence ATGAGGCGAGTGGTCGTCACCGGCCTCGGCATGGTTTCGCCGCTGGGCGGCGGCGTGGAGCCGACCTGGAAACGTATCCTCAACGGCGAAAGCGGCGCACGGAAGATCGAGCATTTCGATGTGTCCGACCTGACTAGTCAGATTGCCTGCATCGTGCCGCGCGGCGACGGCACCAACGGCACCTTCAATCCCGATCTGTGGATGGAGCCGAAGGAGCAGCGCAAGGTCGACGACTTCATCGTCTTCGCGATGGCGGCCGCATCCGAGGCACTCAACGATGCCGGCTGGCATCCGTCCACCGAAGAAGAACGCTGCGCGACCGGCACGCTGATCGGCTCCGGCATCGGCGGCATCGAGGGTATCGGCGAGACGGCAGTGCTGCTGCACGAGCGCGGCCCGCGTAAGGTCTCGCCCTTCTTCATTCCGGGACGCCTTATCAATCTGGCGTCCGGTTACGTCTCAATCCAGCACGGCCTCAAGGGACCGAACCATTCGGTCGTCACTGCTTGTTCGACCGGCGCGCACGCGATCGGCGATGCGTCACGCCTGATCGCGCTCGGCGATGCCGATGTAATGGTCGCGGGCGGTGCGGAATCGCCGGTCAATCGTCTGGCGATGGCGGGCTTCTGCGCGCTGCGCGCGATGTCTACGAAATTCAACGACAAGCCGACCGCCGCGTCGCGCCCCTATGATGTCGATCGCGACGGGTTCGTGATGGGCGAGGGCGCGGGCATTGTCGTGCTCGAGGAATACGAGCACGCCAAGAAGCGCGGCGCGAAAATCTACGCCGAAATCGTCGGCTATGGTCTGTCCGGCGATGCCTATCATATCACCGCACCGGCTTCCGACGGCGACGGCGCCTATCGCTGCATGAGTGCGGCGATGAAGCGCGCGGGCCTCCTGGCCTCCGATATCGACTACATCAACTCCCACGGCACCTCGACGCCGCTCGGGGACGAGATCGAACTGGGGGCGGTGCAGAAGTTGCTCGGCAATACGGCTTCGAAGGTGTCGATGTCGTCGACCAAATCCTCGATCGGTCATCTGCTCGGGGCCGCGGGAGCGGTGGAGGCGATCTTCTGCGTGCTGGCGCTGCGCGACAGTATCGCGCCTCCGACGCTGAATCTGGACAATCCGTCGATCGAGACGGCCATCGATCTTGTGCCGCACAAGGCCAAGTCGCGCGAGATCAATGTCGTCTTGTCGAACTCGTTCGGCTTTGGCGGTACCAATGCATCGTTGATCATGAAACGGGTCGTGAACTGA
- a CDS encoding acyl carrier protein, which yields MSEIGERVKKIVVEHLGVEPEKVVDSASFIDDLGADSLDTVELVMAFEEEFGCEIPDDAAETILTVGDATKFLEKNAKS from the coding sequence ATGAGTGAGATTGGCGAGCGCGTGAAGAAGATCGTTGTGGAGCACCTCGGTGTCGAACCGGAGAAAGTGGTGGACTCGGCGAGCTTCATCGACGATCTCGGCGCCGACAGCCTCGACACGGTCGAACTGGTGATGGCTTTCGAAGAAGAATTCGGTTGCGAGATTCCGGACGACGCGGCGGAGACCATCCTCACGGTTGGCGACGCCACCAAGTTCCTTGAAAAGAACGCGAAGAGCTAA
- the fabG gene encoding 3-oxoacyl-[acyl-carrier-protein] reductase, whose protein sequence is MFDLTGKTALVTGATGGIGNAIAKALHKQGATVAISGTRREVLDALAGELKERVHVLPCNLSDKDEVEALVPASEKAMGQLDILVANAGITKDNLFVQLRDEDWDQVIDVNLTATFRLARAATKLMMRKRFGRIIGITSVVGVTGNAGQVNYVSSKAGLIGMMKSIAQEYARRNVTANCIAPGFIATAMTDALNDKQKEGILAKVPAGRLGSPDDIAAAAVYLASNEAAYVTGQTIHVNGGMAMI, encoded by the coding sequence ATGTTCGATTTGACAGGCAAGACCGCGCTCGTCACCGGCGCGACCGGCGGCATCGGAAACGCAATTGCCAAGGCGCTGCACAAGCAGGGTGCAACGGTCGCGATCTCGGGTACCCGGCGCGAAGTGCTCGATGCGCTTGCCGGTGAATTGAAGGAGCGTGTTCACGTCCTGCCGTGCAATCTGTCCGACAAGGATGAGGTCGAGGCACTGGTGCCTGCGTCCGAGAAAGCTATGGGGCAACTCGATATCCTGGTCGCCAACGCGGGCATCACCAAGGACAACCTGTTCGTGCAGTTACGCGATGAGGACTGGGATCAGGTGATCGACGTCAATCTCACTGCGACGTTTCGTCTGGCGCGTGCGGCGACCAAATTGATGATGCGCAAGCGCTTCGGCCGCATCATCGGCATCACCTCCGTGGTCGGTGTCACCGGCAATGCGGGGCAGGTCAATTACGTGTCATCGAAAGCTGGCTTGATCGGCATGATGAAGTCGATTGCCCAGGAATATGCACGGCGCAACGTGACGGCGAACTGCATCGCACCCGGTTTTATTGCGACTGCGATGACGGATGCGCTCAACGACAAGCAGAAGGAAGGCATCCTCGCCAAGGTTCCGGCGGGACGGCTCGGTTCGCCCGACGACATCGCGGCCGCAGCCGTCTATCTGGCCTCCAACGAGGCGGCCTACGTCACCGGCCAGACTATCCACGTCAATGGTGGAATGGCAATGATTTGA
- the fabD gene encoding ACP S-malonyltransferase, giving the protein MTAAFTFPGQGSQAVGMGKALAEAFPAARAVFDEVDSALGEKLSTVIWEGPAEALQLTENTQPALMAMSLATLRVLETEAGIDLARDAAFVAGHSLGEYSALAAAGSLSIADTARLLRIRGTAMQKATPVGVGAMAALLGLDYETAVAVANEAAQGQVCQAANDNGGGQVVVSGDKAAVERAVEIAKAKGAKRAMLLQVSAPFHCRLMQPAADAMAEALAKVTVNKPVVPVVSNVLAAPITDPDEIRKRLVEQVTGTVRWRESVAYMAAHGVTHFLEIGSGKVLTGLVKRIADGAVGVAVGGPGDIAAAKDAIAAARG; this is encoded by the coding sequence ATGACGGCAGCATTTACATTTCCGGGACAGGGTTCACAGGCCGTCGGCATGGGCAAAGCGCTCGCCGAAGCTTTCCCGGCCGCGCGCGCGGTGTTCGACGAGGTCGATTCGGCACTTGGCGAAAAACTCAGCACCGTCATCTGGGAGGGCCCCGCGGAGGCGCTCCAGCTCACCGAGAACACCCAGCCCGCGTTGATGGCGATGTCGCTGGCGACCCTGCGGGTGCTGGAGACGGAGGCAGGCATCGATCTCGCGCGTGATGCTGCGTTCGTTGCTGGCCATTCGCTGGGCGAGTATTCGGCGCTGGCGGCGGCGGGGAGCCTCTCGATTGCGGATACGGCGCGGCTGTTGCGGATTCGCGGCACCGCGATGCAGAAGGCGACGCCGGTCGGCGTCGGCGCGATGGCGGCGTTGCTCGGGCTTGATTACGAGACCGCTGTGGCGGTGGCGAACGAAGCCGCGCAGGGGCAGGTCTGTCAGGCCGCCAACGACAATGGCGGCGGTCAGGTCGTGGTGTCGGGCGATAAGGCTGCGGTCGAGCGCGCGGTGGAAATCGCTAAGGCGAAGGGTGCCAAGCGCGCCATGCTGTTGCAGGTGTCCGCGCCGTTCCATTGCCGCCTGATGCAGCCGGCGGCCGACGCGATGGCCGAAGCGCTTGCGAAGGTTACGGTCAACAAGCCGGTGGTGCCGGTCGTCTCCAACGTGCTGGCCGCGCCGATCACCGATCCGGATGAAATCCGGAAGCGGCTGGTGGAGCAGGTCACCGGCACGGTGCGCTGGCGCGAAAGCGTGGCTTATATGGCTGCTCATGGCGTCACGCATTTTCTCGAGATCGGTTCCGGCAAGGTGCTTACGGGCCTCGTGAAGCGCATTGCAGACGGTGCCGTCGGCGTGGCGGTCGGCGGTCCCGGCGACATTGCTGCCGCGAAGGATGCGATCGCCGCTGCGCGAGGGTGA
- the rpsF gene encoding 30S ribosomal protein S6: MPLYEHVFLARQDASAQQVEEFTTQITGVIEGLGGKVAKTENWGVRSLTYRMNKNRKAHFVLLNIDGPAAIVSEIERQERINEDIIRYLTVRVDELEEGPSAMMRKADRDRERDDRGGGFGGRGGDRDGGFRSERGPRRSRDDEATASVEE, encoded by the coding sequence ATGCCTCTTTACGAGCATGTTTTCCTCGCGCGCCAAGACGCGAGCGCCCAACAGGTCGAAGAATTCACCACCCAGATCACCGGCGTGATCGAAGGTCTCGGCGGCAAGGTTGCCAAGACCGAAAACTGGGGCGTGCGTTCGCTCACCTACCGCATGAACAAGAACCGCAAGGCTCACTTCGTGCTGCTGAACATCGATGGCCCGGCTGCGATCGTTTCCGAGATCGAGCGTCAGGAGCGCATCAACGAAGACATCATCCGTTATCTGACCGTGCGTGTCGACGAGCTCGAGGAAGGCCCTTCCGCAATGATGCGCAAGGCCGACCGCGATCGCGAACGCGACGACCGTGGCGGCGGCTTTGGCGGCCGTGGTGGCGACCGCGATGGCGGTTTCCGCTCCGAGCGCGGCCCGCGCCGTTCGCGTGACGACGAAGCAACCGCATCGGTAGAGGAGTAA
- the rpsR gene encoding 30S ribosomal protein S18 gives MADAGARRPFFRRRKTCPFTGPNAPKIDFKDSKLLMRYVSERGKIVPSRITAVSAKKQRELARAIKRSRFLGLLPYVIR, from the coding sequence ATGGCTGACGCTGGTGCACGCCGCCCGTTCTTCCGCCGTCGCAAGACCTGCCCGTTCACGGGTCCGAACGCGCCGAAGATCGACTTCAAGGATTCCAAGCTGCTGATGCGTTACGTGTCCGAGCGCGGCAAGATCGTGCCGAGCCGCATCACTGCCGTGTCGGCAAAGAAGCAGCGTGAACTCGCCCGCGCCATCAAGCGCTCGCGGTTCCTGGGCCTGCTGCCTTACGTGATCCGCTAA
- a CDS encoding DUF2232 domain-containing protein codes for MMATIFIALAAALASATMFASIASGAVLSLALFYLAPLPLMVVALGWGSRIAAIGGVAAVLGLGAIFGPMYMLAYGVMVALPALWLGHLALLARASDNDASPSTLDWYPVGRILVWTAGFASLTTAGALLTLGTDVDTITAVMRKSLTHLSTVANQSGTANNATPDPVIEALVSIAPGAAALVAMLTLTLNLWLAAKIAQTSQLLKRPWPDLRTTEMPQPVLAALAIALVFSFFGGLTALVAKIVSASLLLAYGMTGFAVLHTVTQAMAGRSFMLSGIYALTLFIGWPLAGAVVLGLADAAFGIRRRYWRKQDGLPDPN; via the coding sequence ATGATGGCAACGATTTTCATTGCACTGGCGGCCGCGCTTGCGTCGGCCACGATGTTCGCCTCGATTGCGTCGGGCGCGGTGCTGTCGCTTGCGCTGTTCTATCTCGCACCACTGCCGTTGATGGTGGTCGCGCTCGGCTGGGGATCGCGGATCGCGGCCATCGGCGGCGTGGCCGCGGTGCTCGGCCTCGGTGCCATCTTCGGGCCGATGTACATGCTGGCCTATGGCGTCATGGTCGCCCTGCCCGCACTTTGGCTCGGCCATCTCGCGCTGCTCGCACGTGCTTCCGATAACGACGCATCTCCGTCCACACTCGACTGGTACCCAGTCGGCCGCATCCTCGTCTGGACCGCAGGTTTCGCGAGTCTCACCACCGCCGGCGCGCTTCTTACTCTTGGTACCGACGTCGATACGATCACCGCGGTGATGCGCAAAAGCCTGACGCATCTGTCCACCGTCGCAAACCAGAGCGGGACCGCCAATAATGCGACCCCCGACCCCGTCATCGAGGCGCTGGTGTCGATCGCACCTGGCGCGGCGGCACTGGTGGCGATGCTGACCCTGACGCTCAATCTGTGGCTCGCCGCCAAGATCGCGCAGACTTCCCAGCTTCTGAAGCGTCCATGGCCGGATCTGCGCACCACCGAGATGCCGCAGCCGGTGCTCGCTGCGCTCGCCATCGCGCTCGTATTCAGCTTCTTCGGCGGGCTGACCGCGCTGGTCGCCAAGATCGTCAGCGCCTCGCTGCTGCTCGCCTATGGCATGACCGGCTTTGCGGTCCTGCACACCGTGACCCAGGCCATGGCCGGGCGCTCCTTCATGCTGAGCGGGATCTACGCCCTTACCCTCTTCATCGGCTGGCCGCTTGCGGGCGCCGTCGTACTCGGCCTCGCCGACGCGGCCTTCGGCATCCGCCGACGCTACTGGCGAAAGCAGGACGGCCTGCCCGACCCCAACTGA
- the rplI gene encoding 50S ribosomal protein L9 gives MEVILLERVAKLGQMGDIVNVKNGYARNFLLKRHKALRATADNRAKYEGMKADLEAKNIAAKGEASKVAEKIEGRNVIVIRQASESGQLFGSVSVRDIMAALAADGVSLSRQQVLLEHPIKTIGQHKITIAVHPEVEIHVTATVARSEAEAERINRGEDISTRQEDQDAAAEAIAAAGEFFDPEAQDHGEEAAPNEQ, from the coding sequence ATGGAAGTCATTCTGCTCGAACGCGTCGCCAAGCTTGGCCAAATGGGCGACATCGTGAACGTCAAAAACGGCTACGCCCGCAACTTCCTGCTCAAGCGCCACAAGGCGCTGCGCGCGACCGCGGACAACCGCGCAAAGTATGAAGGCATGAAGGCTGACCTCGAGGCGAAGAACATCGCCGCCAAGGGTGAAGCCTCCAAGGTCGCCGAGAAGATCGAGGGCCGCAACGTCATCGTCATCCGCCAGGCGTCCGAGAGCGGCCAGCTCTTTGGTTCGGTTTCGGTGCGCGACATCATGGCGGCGCTGGCAGCCGACGGCGTTTCGCTCAGCCGCCAGCAGGTTCTGCTCGAGCATCCGATCAAGACTATCGGCCAGCACAAGATCACGATCGCCGTTCACCCCGAGGTCGAGATTCATGTGACCGCCACCGTGGCCCGCAGCGAGGCGGAAGCCGAGCGTATCAACCGTGGCGAAGACATCAGCACCCGTCAGGAAGATCAGGATGCGGCAGCGGAAGCGATCGCTGCGGCCGGCGAGTTCTTCGATCCGGAAGCGCAGGACCACGGCGAGGAAGCGGCTCCGAACGAGCAGTAA
- a CDS encoding SAM-dependent methyltransferase — translation MSFLLKSVLRRFFRYGSITFITADGQSFTCGDGTGTPVTVRFTTPSAQRRLLLDPEMAFGEIYMDGELVIEQGSITDVLAVALAQPYDLPGWAKLHHLQRFLVRRWHQFNPMGLAKRRIQSHYDLDSRIYSLFLDSDRQYSCAYFERPDMSLEEAQLAKRRHVTAKLLVKPDQRVLDIGSGWGGLGLYIAEIAGGLVTGVTLSNEQFEMSNQRAKAKGLSQRAKFLLEDYRKVPGPFDRIVSVGMFEHVGIDHYQTYFNRCAELLKDDGVMVLHAIGRSEGPDITNPWIAKYIFPGGYIPALSEVLPTIERAGLLVDDIEILRLHYAETLKAWHERFLARAEEAARIYDERFVRMWRFYLACSEMSFRKQNMMVFQIQLSKRQGVVPITRDYIAREEQRLRELETAHTQPLQQAGE, via the coding sequence ATGAGCTTTTTGCTGAAATCCGTTCTCCGCCGGTTTTTCCGCTACGGTTCAATCACTTTCATCACCGCGGACGGACAGTCTTTTACCTGTGGCGACGGGACCGGCACCCCGGTCACGGTCCGTTTTACCACCCCCTCGGCTCAACGCCGGTTGCTGCTCGACCCCGAGATGGCCTTCGGCGAAATCTACATGGATGGCGAACTCGTGATCGAACAGGGTTCGATCACCGACGTCCTCGCCGTGGCTCTCGCCCAGCCCTATGACCTGCCCGGCTGGGCCAAACTCCATCATCTGCAACGCTTTCTGGTCCGCCGCTGGCACCAGTTCAATCCGATGGGGCTGGCGAAGCGTCGCATCCAGAGCCACTACGATCTCGACAGCCGGATCTACTCGCTCTTCCTCGACTCCGACCGCCAATATAGTTGCGCCTATTTCGAGCGGCCGGACATGTCGCTCGAGGAAGCCCAACTCGCGAAGCGACGGCACGTCACCGCCAAACTGCTGGTGAAGCCCGACCAGCGTGTGCTCGACATCGGCTCCGGCTGGGGCGGGCTTGGCCTTTACATCGCGGAGATCGCGGGCGGTCTCGTCACCGGCGTCACGCTTTCGAACGAGCAGTTCGAGATGTCGAACCAGCGCGCCAAGGCGAAGGGACTGTCGCAACGCGCGAAATTCCTGCTTGAAGACTACCGCAAGGTGCCCGGCCCGTTCGACCGGATCGTGTCAGTAGGCATGTTCGAGCATGTCGGCATCGATCACTACCAGACCTACTTCAACCGCTGCGCCGAGCTGCTCAAGGACGATGGTGTGATGGTGCTGCATGCCATCGGCCGTTCCGAGGGACCCGACATTACCAACCCCTGGATCGCGAAGTATATTTTCCCCGGCGGCTATATTCCTGCTCTATCGGAAGTGCTGCCGACGATCGAGCGGGCCGGTCTTCTGGTCGACGACATCGAAATCCTCCGCCTGCACTATGCCGAGACGCTGAAGGCCTGGCATGAACGGTTTCTCGCTCGGGCGGAGGAAGCCGCCAGAATTTATGATGAGCGTTTCGTACGGATGTGGCGCTTCTACCTCGCCTGCTCGGAGATGAGTTTCCGCAAGCAGAACATGATGGTGTTCCAGATTCAGCTCAGCAAACGGCAGGGCGTGGTTCCCATCACACGCGACTACATCGCGCGAGAGGAACAGCGGCTGCGAGAATTGGAAACCGCACACACGCAGCCCCTGCAACAGGCCGGGGAATAA
- a CDS encoding replicative DNA helicase, with translation MAVSDSNIVKLAPEAGAQAYRTAPHNIEAEQSLLGAILVNNDAFYRVSDFLEPKHFFEPIHQEIFETAASLIRAGKVATPVTLKTFLPADIDLGGITVSQYLARLAAEATTIINAQDYGRTIYDLSQRRDLIRIGEDMVNVAYDAPVDFAPRAQIEDAERRLYELAEQGQYDGGFQKFGQALTVAIDMAAAAYARDGNLSGLASGLRDMDSKMGGLQPSDLIILAGRPAMGKTALATNIAYNVARSYQGELQPDGTTKTVNGGVIGFFSLEMSAEQLATRILSERTGISSSLIRRGGITERDFEKIRDHAIEMQHLPFHVDDTGGLSIAQLMARARRLKRQKGLDLLIIDYIQLLSGSGKRSDNRVQEITEITTSLKALAKELNVPIIALSQLSRQVEARDDKRPQLADLRESGSIEQDADVVLFVFREEYYLQSKEPKVGTPEHEKWQLDMSLVHGKAEVIIGKQRHGPTGTIKLAFESNVTRFADLAEDDHLPAHI, from the coding sequence ATGGCCGTTTCCGACTCGAACATCGTCAAGCTCGCGCCCGAAGCCGGCGCACAGGCCTACCGTACCGCGCCCCACAACATCGAGGCGGAACAGAGTCTGCTCGGCGCGATCCTCGTGAACAACGATGCGTTCTACCGCGTCTCGGACTTTCTCGAACCGAAACACTTCTTCGAACCGATCCATCAGGAGATTTTCGAGACGGCGGCAAGCCTGATCCGCGCGGGCAAGGTCGCGACACCGGTGACGCTGAAAACCTTCCTGCCCGCCGATATCGATCTCGGCGGTATCACGGTCAGCCAGTATCTCGCCCGCCTCGCTGCGGAAGCCACCACCATCATCAACGCCCAGGATTATGGGCGGACGATCTACGACCTCTCGCAGCGCCGCGACCTGATCCGCATCGGCGAGGACATGGTCAATGTCGCCTACGACGCGCCGGTCGATTTCGCCCCGCGCGCGCAGATCGAGGATGCCGAGCGACGCCTCTACGAACTTGCGGAGCAAGGCCAGTATGACGGAGGCTTCCAGAAATTCGGACAGGCGCTGACAGTCGCCATCGACATGGCCGCGGCAGCCTATGCGCGCGATGGCAATCTCTCCGGTCTTGCCTCCGGCCTGCGCGACATGGACAGCAAGATGGGCGGGCTGCAACCCTCCGACCTCATCATTCTTGCCGGACGTCCGGCGATGGGAAAGACCGCGCTCGCCACCAACATCGCTTACAACGTCGCACGTTCTTACCAGGGCGAACTACAGCCTGACGGCACAACGAAAACCGTCAATGGCGGCGTGATCGGCTTCTTCTCGCTGGAAATGTCGGCCGAGCAGCTCGCCACCCGTATTCTGTCCGAACGCACCGGCATCTCGTCGAGTTTGATCCGCCGCGGCGGCATCACTGAAAGAGATTTCGAGAAAATCCGCGATCATGCCATCGAAATGCAGCACCTGCCCTTCCATGTCGACGACACCGGCGGCCTGTCGATCGCGCAATTGATGGCGCGCGCGCGGCGGCTGAAGCGGCAGAAGGGTCTCGACCTTCTCATCATCGACTACATCCAGCTCCTGTCGGGTTCGGGCAAGCGCTCCGACAACCGCGTGCAGGAAATCACCGAGATCACCACCAGCCTGAAGGCGCTGGCGAAGGAACTGAACGTCCCGATCATCGCGCTGTCGCAGTTGTCGCGTCAGGTCGAAGCCCGCGACGACAAGCGCCCGCAACTCGCCGACCTTCGCGAATCCGGCTCGATCGAGCAGGACGCCGACGTGGTGCTGTTCGTGTTCCGCGAGGAATACTACCTGCAAAGCAAGGAGCCGAAGGTCGGCACGCCGGAACATGAAAAGTGGCAACTGGACATGTCGCTGGTCCACGGCAAGGCCGAGGTCATCATCGGCAAGCAGCGTCACGGACCTACCGGCACCATCAAGCTGGCGTTCGAATCCAACGTGACCCGTTTCGCAGATCTCGCCGAAGACGATCACCTGCCGGCGCACATTTGA